CAGGAGCGGGCCTTGGCGGTCTTGCGGTTGTTGGCCTTCTGGATCGCCTCCACCAGCTGCTGCTTGGTCATGCTCGACCGGCCGGTCACGCCCAGCTCCTTGGCCAGGTCGTAGAGGTGCTGCTTGCTGGCGTTGGCGTCCACGCCGCCGGCGGTCTTGCCCTGCTTGGGCGTGCTGCGCGCGGCCTGCTTGTCCGACGGTCCCTTGCCGTCCTTCGGCTCCCAGTGGTCGCCGACCTTCTCGAACGAGTGCTTGAGCGCGGCGAACGCGGTCCGGTGCGACCGCTGGCCCTCGCCGTAGGTCTCCACCGCCGAGTCGTGCGCCTTGATCCACGTCCGCTGTGCCTTCTTGGGCGAGCGGGCGATCGTGCTGGGCAACTCCTCGCGTCCGGGCATGGCTCTCCCTCCTCGGGGCTCGGGTTTCACCTCACGCGCTCGGGTACCCGGTGGCCATGACGGACATGCGTGTCGAAGCACTCGACGTCCACAGCCCGGTCGACGGTCAGCTGATCGGCTGGCTGCCGATGGCCACGGACGAGGACGTGGCCGGTTCGGTGCTCACCGCGCGTGAGGCGCAACCCGGGTGGGCGGCGACCTCGGCCGCCGAACGGGGAGCGGCGCTCAAGGCCGCGGCGCAGGCGATCCGGACCCACGCGACCGACCTGGCGAACGTGATCCGGTCGGAAACCGGCCGTCCGTTCGCGTCGGCGCGCGAAGGTGTGCTGGCCGGTGTGTCCACGTTGGAGCAGTACGCGGAGCTGGGTCCGGTCCACCGTGGCCGGTCGCTCCTCGGCGCGCACGACGCCACGGATCTGATGGT
This is a stretch of genomic DNA from Saccharothrix ecbatanensis. It encodes these proteins:
- a CDS encoding ChaB family protein, with protein sequence MPGREELPSTIARSPKKAQRTWIKAHDSAVETYGEGQRSHRTAFAALKHSFEKVGDHWEPKDGKGPSDKQAARSTPKQGKTAGGVDANASKQHLYDLAKELGVTGRSSMTKQQLVEAIQKANNRKTAKARS